Part of the Sarcophilus harrisii chromosome X, mSarHar1.11, whole genome shotgun sequence genome is shown below.
TCCGGATCTTGGAGGCTTGCATTGCTTATGAGCAGAGTATATCTTTAATCCCTCCTTTAGAGTCATTGACCCAGTTCACCTGTCTTCCTGCCCCCAAATCTAAATGAATTATATAACAAAGAACTTAGACCGAAAGTGGAgtggaagatgagtgttccttcCTGCTTAGttaaaaaagaattacatattcccgtctctccttccctctcccctttctcttttgttctttctctccctcttctctcctactgtctatctctctctctcagtggAACCACTTCGTGAAATGGGCTGTGGAGGGAGGCAAAATGTCATCACTCCCCGAACTCCTGGGCAGCTTTGATTCCAAGGGCAGTATCCAACAGCTCAAGAGGGAAGAAGAATCCTGGTGGCTGCAACTCTTAGGCCTCGTGCTCAGCCTTTTCTTGGGAGAGAGCATTGAAAATTGGGACTGAGGGATGGTGGATGTCGAGGTTCGTCAGACCTCTGCTTTTAGGCCACGGTGCCTTTGGTAAATTCTAAGAACTTCATTTGCATTTGCCGGGTCTTTGTGGGTACTGGTGAACAGCTGCTCCTATTAAAAGGGAGATTTACAGAAAGAATCGAAGAACGAGCCAGTGTACAGCGTGTGCCGATGCTGGCATTTATCCCCAGCAGAAGGTCTGCCTGAAAGAAGCGTTGCTGACAAATCTCTATCAAGTCCTCCTGTACCCAAAAGATCAGGATTGCTGAGATCTGTCCAAGGACCGGCCACGTTAGCCAAGCTGACATCTGGAAAGAAGGATCAACTCCCTCAGTAAACGTAGTCCAACAAAACAAACCTGTACATCGGCCCTGTCCGCCTCAGTCTACACTTCAGAAGTTCAAAATTAATACAATTGACTTCACTTATTCAAAGGCTGTATGATGACAATCCTCCAAGTTCGGAAGCTTGCTTCTGGGAATGCTACAGGTAAGGGTGTGTGAAACTGACAAAACTTTAAAAGTCCCATTCCAGTGTCCCTCCATTTAACGTCCCATTCTTGGCTCTTGAGGACATTGACCTTAAAGACAGGTAGATGGCAAATCTGAGCTCTTTGCGCTGcaaggggtgggggtgagggtggggtgTGTGGTAGCCCTTCATTTAGGGGGTTCTGGCCAGTGTGAAAGAATGTTTTTGATAGAAAGCCAGCCGCTTCCTGACTGCGTGGTCCATTTCCTTTCTATAGCCGATCAAAGGTGTCCTGTCTAACCCTACCGAGTATCTTGGTACAGGCTCAAAAGACTCAAGGAGTGGTTTGAGAATAGAATTTACAGAAGCAAATGACTAGAGGAACAACAGTGTCCATTACCCAGGTCCCTGAACCTCCTGCAGTTATTCCCTCTGCTGGGATTTTGAAGTAACTGGGATGGAGCAATACCTTTGCTTAGCTGAATTATTCAGTTTAATAGGTGAGCTTTATTAGTGCCTGGGCAGAAGCAGGTAGAGATAGGCTTGATTATGGCAAAGTGGATAACAAACACACTTCCATTTGGGTCCCTCCCATGGCACGGGACCCTGGCAAGCCCTCTCTATGCCCCAGGAAATGTCAGAAACTAAGTTTTCAGTAACATAGGTGGCAATGCAATTGATGTGGGCTTTTCtcgttatggaccagaactctacttgaaacaaggattcttacaagttgttaagtcagtggaattggtGAGACggttagcatggtgcttaatagttctctaagttcggTTTGattatttaatcttataacaagtaatggttccctagtgaaaTAATGATTGACTTATTCTCAGTATACTGCATATAAACCGGGACAAAGTTGGCCAGAGAGGGGCTCGGAGACAGACTCGGAGAGGACAAGAGGActggaggcgggagctcaagctctgggaCTGAGACAGACTTCGGAGACCGtcgtggtggtcctcctgcctccccaacagaaccaagacccattccggaggacctccagaaagctggcctgggACCCAGGcaaggaaagtaggaggagatAATAAAGTAGtgaggagataataaaggatttggatttatccctggctattcttgtggtgattactcagctgaaatgaaGGTTGggccagagacctccagaaaaccaaccagaacactacattttCCCACTGCAGATCCTTGCATACCACTAACAAAAGTCTAGTACCAAAGAAAGCCAAATGGGAAATcaacagtggggggggggggttcagaGTTTTGTTTTTAAGGGAAATCGTGGCCTCCTTGTTTAGGGAAGTTCTACATGAGAACTAGGGCCCTCTTATTCAAAAGATTCTTTTATGGTTATTGGGCTGTCTGCTATTTGGGGTGGGGGAAATGGTTGcccacatttacatatatatgttgtatataatgTGCACCAAAAGTGTATAGTCTGAGGCTAACCAAAACTACCAGATACTCCTTGGTGCGATGATTCTAACAAATTAACCTTCAACTTCCTAACCTCGTGAAGGTTTTTAAAAGCCTTTGCCAGTTAAATTATCAGATGAGGACCTTTTTATTGAGCATAACCTCAAGTTCAAGATCTTATCTGACatctctgaccccatttggggttttcttggcagagaaacaaGTATTTGAGGTGTCAGGGAGGATTAGCACCTGGTATGAGAGCTTGCTGAGCCATTTTCAAGTCTGCTCATCCACTTTTGGGGTCTGCCTTTTCCCAGCTCTCATAGGGAACTCCAAGAAGTTTTAGCACGGGCAACAGCCACTTCCCAGGAAAACCATCTCAGCCCATGAGAGCAATCAACAGACCTTCATTCTTATCATGAGTTAGGGGTGAGGGGGCCATATCTAAGCATATTTAGGAATATTGTAGCAGAATGGAccaatgagaacaatttattccggTGGCCGAAGCAGAAgcttttaaagaacatttagagCTTAGTCAGACATTCAAGTTGCCCAAGTCATCCCCTCTATACCGGGCCAGTGCTATCATTTTGACTTTTGACCTGCCACTGGACTTGATTCTGAAAGAGGCTGGGAGACTGAtgattctgcctcacttaaatctaattcacactGAAGTCAATTGATGACCCAGTAATGCCCAGAAATAGGTGAATaacattttgcagatggggaaaacAAGGTCCAAACACATAAAGCAATAGTCACTTAGGCTcacagatttggaactggaaaagaccttagagttCACCAAATTCATCAAAGTCCCTTCCACCCCAAAATCCATAATCCCAAATGACAGAGCTGAGAGCTCAGTCTGAACGCCACTGACCACCTTCAGGCCCAAATAAGACAGCCAAACACATTGTGAatagaataaatgtttattctaaGATTAGAATTAAAATGGGCATTACCCATTGAGATTAGAATTAAAATGGGCATTACCCATTGAGATTAGAATTAAAATGGGCATTACCCATTGACATTAGAATTGGAATGGGCATTACCCATTGACATTAGAATTGGAATGGGCATTACCCATTGACATTAGAATTGGAATGGGCATTACCCATTGACATTAGAATTGGAATGGGCATTACCCATTGAGATTAGAATTAAAATGGGCATTACCCATTGAGATTAGAATTAAAATGGGCATTACCCATTGAGATTAGAATTGGAATGGGCATTACCCATTGACATTAGAATTGGAATGGGCATTACCCATTGACATTAGAATTGGAATGGGCATTACCCATTGACATTAGAATTGGAATGGGCATTACCCATTGACATTAGAATTGGAATGGCATTACCCATTGACATTAGAATTGGAATGGGCATTACCCATTGACATTAGAATTGGAATGGGCATTACCCATTGACATTAGAATTGGAATGGGCATTACCCATTGACATTAGAATTGGAATGGGCATTACCCATTGACATTAGAATTGGAATGGGCATTACCCATTGACATTAGAATTGGAATGGGCATTACCCATTGACATTAGAATTGGAATGGGCATTACCCATTGAGATTAGAATTAAAATGGGCATTACCCATTGAGATTAGAATTGGAATGGGCATTACCCATTGACATTAGAATTGGAATGGGCATTACCCATTGAGATTAGAATTAAAATGGGCATTACCCATTGAGATTAGAATTAAAATGGGCATTACCCATTGAGATTAGAATTAAAATGGGCATTACCCATTGACATTAGAATTGGAATGGGCATTACCCATTGACATTAGAATTGGAATGGGCATTACCCATTGACATTAGAATTGGAATGGGCATTACCCATTGACATTAGAATTGGAATGGGCATTACCCATTGACATTAGAATTAAAATGGGCATTGCCCATTAGGCCAAAGAGCCCTTGCAGCGAGCTACTGCCGTGAAAGTGTAGGGTAGGGCTGTACTTGATTGCCAGAACGGAACCGCTTCAATGACAGACACCTCCACAATCTGGAGCCCCAAGATCTGGGCTGTTCTTGAGTGGCCTCTGGTTGCATGTTTTCGCCCAGGGGATTCACTCTTGTTCTCCTGGTAAAGGTTTGTCGGAACCATTGAAAAAGGCGGTGAAAACTAAAACGAGAAGTAAGCGGTGGTGGATCACCATGACTTGGTTGAGTCCTGGGGGGACTTTCATGCCAAAGTTCATTCCTTCTGGCTTGCGATTTGGCTTGTGGCTTGGTTTGTGGCTGGGTTTGTGGCTTGGGTGGCTTGGCTTGTGATCTGGCTTGTGGCTTGGCCTGCGGCTTAGCCTGCTGTTTGAATTGCGGCTTGAACTGCGAATAGGAGAAAGGAAGGTTAGAGGCAGGAGATGATGAGAAAGGCCCAGGAGGAAGCCGGAACCTAATAAGGCAATACACAAAGTGCTCATTTCTAGCTCCAGCACACTGCCTTTGTGGGGGACTGTCTGCTTCGGCTGGCCTTATAGTTCTGCCACTAGACAGCCCCCCAAAATAGCTTTCTGTCTCGATTCCTCCCTTAATTCTTCTAGGATCCCTCTTGCTGGCCCTATGATATACATCACACCCTAGATATGATCCCTGTCCTCCAGGTACCCCTCATAAGCTCCCCAAACCCTCTGCATGCTCTACACCGTTTATGTGCCCCACATACTCCAAGTGCTTACACAAGTGCTTCATATGTCCATGTCACAGTGCCCTCTACCCTGCGGGCCCCCCACAATTTCCAGGTGCCCTTGCCACAAGCGTTCCATCAACTGTGTGCTCCTTACATATGTGCCCAACACTCTAGATGCCCCATCCCCCATAGATGTTCCACACTACCTATGTGTCCCTTGCCACACAAATGTTCCACACCGTATATCCCAAACCTTCAGGTGATTCGAGCCGTACAAGTTGTCCCACACCTTATATGGACCCCATACTCTATCTCTTGCCACACGTGCGGCTCATACCTTATATGTGCCCCATGCCCTCTCTACGCCACGCCCCTTAAGGTGCCTGCCTCATGCTACATAAGAACCCTATACTCCAAGTATACCTCATGCCCTCCAACTGCCCCATGCCATGCAAGTGCTTCCTTATATGTGCCCTACACTCTCCAGGAGTCCccctcctccttatatatgcccCCTTCACCTAGGTGTCCCCCCCATACCCTTCAACTGCCCCATGTCGCACAGGTGGCCAACACTTTATACATGCCCCACATACTTCAGGGCCTCTTATCACACAAGTGTCCTGCACTCTCAATGTGCCCTCCCATCCTCCCATGTGACTTTGCCAGCAAAGTCCCCCACTCTGTGTACCCCATGCCCTCCAGGTACCACACGCTACCCAAGTACCACACGCCCTCTCTGTGTCCTCACCTACTTCAGATACCTCTTGCCCACTACAGCCCCATACCCTCTATGGGCCTCAAGCCACGTAAATGCGCTAATTGTGTCCCTCAGCCTGGAAGTCTCCACACGAGTATTCCATGCCTTATTTGTGCCTACATGTACACATTTAACTGGCCCACCTTCCTTTGATGATGTCTCCTTTCTAATAGTTCTTTTTCCAGGGTTGGTAATGACTTTTGATGGTTCCATTCTATTTTTTGCCAGGTTCTTTTGTGGATGttaaagtccatttttcctaggAAGTTTTCATCTATCACGGTCAGGTCAGATGGTTTTAGGTCTTTTGCTGGTGTAACTAAATCACGTTTACTAACAGTGATTTTATTGTCCTGACCCGTGATGATGTATTTGATGACGATGCCGCGGTCAGGCCGGTCTTTGTTCTGATTGTCTTTGCCACTGTGATCACTGTCAGATTTTTCGCAGACTTTTTCATTGGTAACGGATCTCTGATATACACTTTTGTCAGAGATGTCCTCTTGAATTTGATAAGAAGGAAAATAGCCGGTGGAAATGCTCGATTCACTCGGACTCGACTCATCAAAGAGCGAGCTGTTGTTATCCATCTCTTCTGAGTCCACCCAAGACATACAGCTAGATGATGTGGAGTTCAGTAATGGTGGAAAAATTTCAGAGAATATTGCTCTTTCTTCCAAGCCCAAGCCCTTGGTGGtttcctggaagaaaaatgaaatgaggtgAGAATTGCTCCACCAATGATTGTCTTTGTGCAATCGCAGCCACTTTCTACAAAACTCTCAAGAgcagggggggagagggggggcgTTCTCGGGCTCGGTAGTCACTGTGTAAGTCACTGGTACTTGGCGCTAGCTAGGTTAAGGATGAACTTTTTCTCAGGGCTTATCTACCACTTCCCCTCCGTGGAACCCTCGAGCAACtcaatttctctgggcctcagtttcctcaaatgtaaaatgatctTCCAGTTCCATATCAAGCAATCAACAAccacatttattaatcacctgctCTAGACcaggcactagagatacaaagtgCAAAGAAACGAGTTTACATTCGAAAAAACAagttaatgtgtgtgtgtatgtatataatcagGCAATGTTAACATGGAGAGAGTAATTAAATCCAAGGTAGTTTAGGAGTGAGGGCACTGGCACATTTGGGGGAATTCACAGTCTTCATGCAGAAAATGGTGCCTGAGATGGCTCCTTAAAAAAAGACCTTCTATGAGGCAGAAGTAAGGAGGGAGGGCCTTCTAGGTATGAGAagtcaaggcttcttaaactttttccactcgtgACTCCTTTTGGCctgggaaatttttacatgaccctgggtatagcgatacataaaataggtatgcaaatcaaaaatttattgataataaaccATAGTTTCacacccccacattcagttaggcAACAACCCCCACTTTGAGAAGCTTTGTGATAAATCACCAAAGGCACTGAGATAAGAAGAACAGAAGACCAGTTTAAATGGATCATAGGGTGAGGGAGGAACAGGGATGTCCATCGAGGTTGAAAAAGtagtttggaagaaaaaaagaggaaaaggagctTGGGTCCAGGTTGTAGAGGCTCTAAAAACTAAACAGAGgtggcagctaagtagcacagtggttagagcaccagccctgaagtcaggaagacctgagttcaaatctaacctcagacacttaacactttctagctgtgtgaccttgggcaagtcacttaaccccaattgcctcaggggaaaaaaacgactaaacagaggaatttatatatTATCCTAGAGGTGACAAGTAGCAACAGGAGTTGATTGTTAAGAGTCTTATAGTCGGATCTGCACTTAAGAAAACCATTTTGACAACAgtggaaaaaatagacagcaggAGGACAGACTTGAACTTGAAGCAGGGAAACTAAGGCTAGTTCGGGTGTTAAGGAGGTGCTAAGGGCCTAAACTAAGGTGATGGCTGTGCGAGTATAAAGAAGAGAGTCAACAAAAGATGGCGGGATGATAGAAATGGTAGGGCTagtgaaaaggagaggaaaggaaagaaacattacTCTGGAGGGAGGAGGTGGTTCCACTGGTGAATGCTCCTAAGGTAAAGAGGAGACAAGGACTTTACAATGGATGGGATGATCGGGGAATTTGGTGGCCTGAGAAGTCTAATTGTCTGGGGGGCTGTCAGAGGTGATCGGCACCAGGAGAAGTCAGAGGGCATGGACACAGGAGGTTTCTAAGCAAGTGGGGGGCAGGGGAAGGTCaagaagagagagattagagCAGCGGGTAGGTTTGGGGGCTACTGTAAATCAGTGTCCTCTCTGATACCTGCAATAATTGCTATTGTTTTGAGAGGCACAGTGAAAAGGGGGAATTCATGAGGGAAACCCTACAAGGCAATGGCAGAGGggacagaagataaaatggatcCCTTGGAAACTTTGATTCTATAAAGAATAGcgagaaaaatgagagaagaaatgacTCTAATGGCCATGAATCAGAGGATGAGGATCTAGAATAGACAGAAAGATGGACAGggaggagaatgagaaaaatcCTTTTTGGAAATGGGGCACAGAAAATGAAGTAAAACTAATGAACAGGATTAgctgaagggaaagagaggaaggggagatatCAAATGAGAAGAGAGGACCAGGAGGCAGGggaagagagccagagagagcagggctaccttaaaaaaaagattaaagtaaaggaaagaacacatttacagaggaagagggaacttgaaattaaaaagcttctgtataATGTTAATGTATGTAGCACAAGAAGGAAGTGatggagtaggaaaaaaaagttctttgtatAAAATGTCTCTGCTAAGGGATATATTTTGTTGACTTTGTTGTTCGAGCGTtttagtcacatccaactctttgtgaccccatttgggttttcttcacagagatactgaagtggtttgctgtttccttctccagatcatcttacagatgaggaaacagactcacAAGTGAAGTGTCTTACCCATGGTTCCATAGCTAGGAAGTGGccaagggcagatttgaatttagctcttcctgactccaggcctggtgctgtatgtatccactgtgccattctGTGTGTCtgcccacacacatacatacaaacacccACCCATCCACACCcacactcatatatatgtatccaCTGGgccagtatatattatatatatatatatatatatatatatatatatatatatatatatacacacacacactatgtttatatacatacatacgtatgcatatgtacagatatatgggtcaaaggatatgaacaaacagttttcaTAAGAACTGCAAAGTATTTACAATTAGAtgaaaaaaagttccaaatcactaaGAAACATGAATCAACACATTTCAGAAGTTTCACCTCACACCCTGCAAAAATGGCAAGTATGACATGTAATATTAGAGGGGTTGTGCAAGGATTagcacacatacattgttggtggagctgggAAGGAGTACAATCATTCTGGGAAGAATttagaattattcaaataaagtgactaaaatattcataacCTTATACCCTTTGAACTAGAAACTCCCATTTATTATGCCAAGTGACAAAAATGTTCATACCTTTTAAACCAGTGACCCTAAGGAAGATAACGTTAAGAAAAAAGTCCCTATATACCCAAACATTTATAACAGaatattttgtgatcattaaaaattgaaaagctggaacagaaggttttgcaagggtcagtgccgAAAAATCACCcttgtatatatcctgtaaataaaaaggtattaaaaaaaactgagtaaagaaaccaaaaaaaaattggcaacaaaGTATATACCCATCAActgagaatgactaaataaattgtggtacatgaatgtaacaatattactgtgctgtaagaaaaatacatgaatacagagaagcatggaaagaacattatgaactgatacagagccAAGGAAACAATATACATAGTAACTATAAGTAAAagtaaatttaacaaaattattcaGATCAAGTATAAGTCAAATGAAGACCTATAAAAAGACACCCTCAATCTATCCTTTGGAAGAGATGAGAGGTCCACAGATGTCACACATTGCATGTGCTTTGCAACTTTTTCGATGTACTGATTCAGTTATgctgacctttttttcttttaaaaaatttttcatatgAGATGGctctgggagggaggaggaggatgcATGGGATACTATGGTGAtgtaagaaatggaaaatatcaatacaaacttatttttgaaaagaattaaaaaatttagACGAAGACAGGTTAAGAAAAAGGTAATGGGTTCAGTTTGAATACGTTGAGCTTGAGATATTCTCCAGGAATTTGAAATGTCTACTGGGCAACTGGGGTTGCAGGACGGACGCTCAGGGGAGACTGGGACTGAATATCTAGATGTGACAGTTATCGGCACCGAGATAATCATTAAATTTATGGGAGGCGGCAAAGTCTCCAAAAGGGTATAGGGAGAGAAGAGTAAGGGACCTAGAATGGAGAATACTTCGGCCTACACTACATCTGATTGTGCTCTGGATGAAGACTGAGcaagggagactgaggcagaacagtcAGATAGGtagaagaagaaccaggagaaaattacTTCCAAAAAGCCCAGATGGAAGAGACTATCCAAGACAAAGAGGTCCATGGTGTTAAAATATAGCAGATGGGGCCAGAACATCAGGACTGAGAAATGCGCATCAGATTTGGTAAGAGATCATTTGGAGGGGTACAGGATTATCAGTTCAGTTTGTActtctatataatttat
Proteins encoded:
- the LOC116420252 gene encoding activating signal cointegrator 1 complex subunit 2 homolog, yielding MMASKPETTKGLGLEERAIFSEIFPPLLNSTSSSCMSWVDSEEMDNNSSLFDESSPSESSISTGYFPSYQIQEDISDKSVYQRSVTNEKVCEKSDSDHSGKDNQNKDRPDRGIVIKYIITGQDNKITVSKRDLVTPAKDLKPSDLTVIDENFLGKMDFNIHKRTWQKIEWNHQKSLPTLEKELLERRHHQRKFKPQFKQQAKPQAKPQARSQAKPPKPQTQPQTKPQAKSQARRNELWHESPPRTQPSHGDPPPLTSRFSFHRLFQWFRQTFTRRTRVNPLGENMQPEATQEQPRSWGSRLWRCLSLKRFRSGNQVQPYPTLSRQ